One part of the Rutidosis leptorrhynchoides isolate AG116_Rl617_1_P2 chromosome 1, CSIRO_AGI_Rlap_v1, whole genome shotgun sequence genome encodes these proteins:
- the LOC139854094 gene encoding uncharacterized protein: MGDSTSATHINKLDFSDPLYLHSNDTTGTPITSIKLKGTENYNIWSRSMKLALSTKNKMRFINGSVLRSKTDEVLASQWDRCNSVVLSWILGSVTKDLYCGQIFSTIATDVWNELKETYDKIDTSVIFNLHQQINTLK; this comes from the coding sequence ATGGGTGATAGTACTTCAGCTACACATATTAATAAGTTGGATTTCAGTGATCCACTTTATCTTCATTCTAATGATACAACTGGAACACCAATAACTTCAATCAAATTAAAAGGAACAGAAAACTATAATATTTGGAGTAGGTCAATGAAATTGGCTCTTTCTACTAAAAATAAAATGAGATTTATTAATGGATCTGTTTTAAGAAGTAAAACTGATGAGGTTCTTGCCTCTCAATGGGATAGGTGCAACTCTGTTGTACTATCCTGGATTCTTGGATCTGTTACTAAAGATCTGTATTGTGGTCAAATTTTTTCAACTATTGCTACAGATGTTTGGAATGAACTTAAGGAGACATATGATAAAATTGATACTTCAGTTATCTTTAATTTGCATCAACAAATCAATACACTTAAATAG
- the LOC139854105 gene encoding uncharacterized protein: MFKCYNSWNSDGEFSDLVNNAISEAFSSDVTVLHVKMKIVKNKIRTWAKDRCINGLNKKADIMGQIDSLKAQLECSNTNLDSVEALRTTRLNLVHELDKIERDENIDVLQKSRIKWDVEGDENSKKKFIVLLNRDFAAPTNSVTFPELIPEHVIEAHDRSLLEADVSETEIRNAIWECGSDKAPRPDGFTFAFVKKIWEALKSEFCSCISQAFRDGVMPKGVGSAFITLIPKVLVPVGSHGFVCLNSARTSILINGSPTKEFKVKRGLRQGDPLSSFLFLIVMEGLNLCHKRDVELGNISGTKIGSPSVTISHLFYADDAIIVSKWNCNELRCVINVLEWFHVWSGLSVNVSKSSLFGVCVSTSKVEDFIAFTGCSKGEISFSYLGLPMGFSMNNLSHWNPLLDKFKKRLASWKASLLSIGGRLTLIRSVLNSLGIYFFIDV, encoded by the exons ATGTTCAAATGCTATAATTCGTGGAATAGCGATGGTGAGTTCTCTGACCTTGTTAATAATGCTATTTCTGAAGCATTCTCTTCTGATGTTACAGTCCTTCATGTTAAAATGAAAATAGTCAAGAACAAAATCAGAACATGGGCCAAAGATAGATGCATAAATGGGCTCAATAAAAAGGCTGATATCATGGGCCAGATTGACTCTTTAAAGGCCCAACTCGAATGTAGTAATACAAACCTTGATTCTGTTGAGGCTTTACGTACAACACGCCTTAACTTGGTCCACGAGCTTGATAAAATAGAACGGGATGAAAACATCGATGTCTTGCAAAAGTCTCGTATCAAATGGGATGTTGAAGGGGatgaaaattcaaaaaaaaaattcatagtTCTATTAAACAGAGAC TTCGCGGCCCCAACAAACTCGGTTACTTTTCCTGAGCTGATCCCCGAGCACGTGATTGAAGCACATGATCGATCATTATTGGAAGCTGATGTGTCAGAAACCGAAATTCGAAATGCGATTTGGGAGTGTGGGAGCGATAAGGCCCCGCGTCCCGATGGTTTCACGTTTGCTTTCGTGAAAAAAATTTGGGAGGCTTTGAAATCTGAATTTTGCTCTTGTATTTCTCAAGCTTTTCGAGATGGCGTTATGCCTAAAGGTGTCGGCTCCGCCTTCATTACTCTTATCCCCAAG GTTCTGGTACCCGTTGGAAGTCATGGATTCGTATGTCTTAATTCGGCTCGTACGTCCATTCTTATTAACGGGAGCCCTACAAAAGAATTTAAGGTTAAACGAGGACTTAGACAAGGCGACCCGTTGAGCTCGTTCCTTTTTCTCATTGTTATGGAAGGTTTAAATTTGTGCCATAAACGGGATGTCGAACTTGGTAACATTTCAGGTACGAAAATTGGGTCTCCATCGGTCACGATTTCCCACTTGTTTTATGCCGATGATGCAATTATTGTTTCTAAATGGAACTGTAATGAATTAAGATGCGTTATTAACGTACTTGAATGGTTCCATGTGTGGTCGGGTTTATCCGTCAACGTCTCGAAATCTTCCTTATTCGGTGTTTGCGTATCCACCTCGAAAGTAGAAGATTTCATCGCTTTCACCGGTTGTTCAAAAGGTGAGATATCGTTCTCTTACCTTGGTCTCCCAATGGGCTTTTCGATGAACAATTTATCCCATTGGAACCCACTTCTTGATAAGTTCAAGAAACGTCTAGCCAGTTGGAAAGCTAGTTTATTATCTATCGGGGGTCGACTTACACTTATTCGATCGGTGTTGAACTCGCTCGGTATCTATTTTTTTATCGATGTTTAA